A region of the Litchfieldia alkalitelluris genome:
AGATATAAAGGCATCGCACTTCGCATGTGTGGTGCCTTTTCCTGCAAAGTGTCCCTTAAACTGCAGGGAATAGGAAGAGGAGGCGGAATAATTTGAATCGGAAGTTTGTAGCATTATATATGGCATTATCACTATTATTGGGGGCATCAGCTACATATATGGGGATGCAGTTCTTTAATAATGCCCCATCTAGCAACAGTAACAGCCTTATTTCGAATGGCAATTCAAATGCTTCTACTGAAACCGCAGTGGAAGACTTTGAAAAGATACAACAAGCTTATGAACTTATACTAGGACGATATGTGGAAGACGTAGACCAAGCTCAACTTATTGAGGGTGCTATAAAAGGAATGGTTGATACTCTTGAGGATCCTTATTCGGTTTATATGGATAAAGATACAGCAGATCAATTTACCCAATCATTAGACTCGAGCTTTGAAGGAATTGGAGCAGAGGTAAGCATGGTTGACGGTCGAGTGACGATTGTCGCACCATTTAAGGATTCTCCAGCAGAAAAAGCTGGATTAAAGCCAAATGACCAAATTGTTAAAATAGATGGTGAATCAATTGAAGGTCTAGACTTGTATGAAGCGGTCCTAAAGATTCGTGGGGAAAAGGGAACAACTGTTATTCTTGATGTAATCCGGCCAGGCGTTAATGACATAATGAATATAGAAGTGACTCGTGATGAAATCCCGATCGAAACCGTATATTCGTCTGTTAAGGAATATAATGGTCAAAAGGTAGGATATATTGAAATTACTTCTTTCGCTGAAAAAACGGCACAGGATTTTGTTTCTCAATTATCTGCTTTAGAAGAACAAGGAATTGAAGGTCTAGTATTAGATGTTCGAGGTAATCCTGGTGGGCTTTTAGATAGTGTTGAGCAAATTCTAAAGCAACTTGTAACAAAGGATAAGCCATATGTTCAAATTGAACAAAGAGATGGTAATAAACAGCGTTTCTTCTCAAGTCTTGAATCACTAAAAGATTACCCTATTACGGTGTTAATTAATGAGGGGAGTGCTTCAGCATCAGAAATATTAGCGGGTGCATTAAAAGAAGCAGGTGGTTATGAGGTTGTTGGAGATACATCCTTTGGAAAGGGAACCGTTCAACAAGCAGTTCCGATGGAAGATGGAAGTAATATTAAGCTAACAATGTACAAGTGGTTGACTCCAGATGGTAATTGGATTCATGAAACAGGTGTTGAACCAACTGTTCCAGTGAAGCAACCAGACTATTTTTATAGTAACCCAATTCAGCTTGAGGAAGGTAAAAGTCTTGAGGCTGACATGAATAATGAGAAAGTGAAAAATGCCCAATTAATGCTTAAAGGTTTAGGGTTTGAACCAGGTCGAGAAGATGGTTACTTTAGCAAAGAAACTGAAATCGCAGTAAAAGCATTCCAAGAAGCAAACGATTTAGACGTGAATGGAAAAATTGATACTAAAACAGCAAGTCGAATCGAAAGTGAAATTCTTGAGCATATTCGCAAAGAAGAAAATGATCTACAGCTAAAAGCAGCAATTAAAATCTTGTTCCAATAATATAAGAACGGTAAACAAATCAAGAGGCTACCCCAAAAGAATCTAGCTTACACAATGTCGTAAGTCAAGTTCAGTGGATAGCCTCTTTTTCTTATGCATTCGACAAAGTTCGGGTGGTGACAGGCACCTCCTATTGCTCCCGAACAACACCCACCAAAATTTTCAAAAAAAACAGATTAGGCATTTTTAGATAGTTTTGGTAAAATAAAGGTATTGATATTGAATTCGGTACGTAAATATGGTAGGTGGTGAGAATTGATGACTGAGTGGCTAGTTGAATTTATAAAAGGAATAGGTTTGTTTTTCCTTCATCCTTTGCTTTACGTTTTTATCTTCATGTCATTAATAGCTGGTTATTTAAGAATAAGGCGTGAGCGCAAGGACTTTCATGTGAGGGTATATGATATTTTTCAAGAATTAAGAGAATTATTTACAAGTGGGGTTATTCTAAGTATCACTACTTCAATTGCTACGGTTGTAGCTGGAATGGTTATGCCTTTTGGTAGTTTAGTATTGATGGCAGTAATTACATTAATACTAGCAGCAGTTGGTAGATTTAGATTATTAACACCTTCTTATATACTAGGATTCACGTTTTTTTCGATCATATTGCTTTCACAGATTAATAGTCCTCCAACATGGTTCGCTCCATTATTAAATGACATTAAAATGACTAGCTTACCAGGTTTATCTGTACTTGTATCCTTGCTTTTATTAATAGAAGGGATTCTCATATTCAGCAAAGGACATAAAGGTACCTCACCAAAACTAGTGAAAAGTAAAAGAGGGCTAAAGGTAGGGGCACATTTATCGGAAAAGCTATGGATGGTTCCACTATTTCTGATCTTACCTGGAGATGCTATAGCAGTGTCATTTGAATGGTGGCCGGTTTTTGTGGTGGGTGATGGTAGTTACTCCTTAATTCTTGTTCCATTTTGTGTAGGGTTTTCACAAAAGTTTAAGGGAATGCTACCGCAACTTGGAGCACGCTTTATCGCAAGAAAAGTGATTGGTTTAGGAACTGTTTTAATAGGTTTTTCAATTCTTAGCATTAGGTATCCAATTGTTGCAATTATGTCTGTTGCGTTTGCAATGGTAGCGCGTGAATTGATAAATTTACAATTTAAATTCTTTGATGATTCACAACCTTTTTTCTATGCGAAGCGAGCTCAAGGGCTTTTCATCCTTAGTATTATTCCGAAATCTCCAGCTGATAAGATGGGATTGAAAATTGGTGAAGAAATCATGAAAGTGAACGGACTGGTAGTGAATAATGATCGCGAATTCTATCAATCTCTTCAAAAAAATAGTGCATTTTGTAAACTAGAGGTTAAGGGATTAAATGGTGAAGTAAACTTTGTACAAGGTGCTTTGTATGAGGGGGATCATCATGAGTTAGGGATTATTTTTATTGAAGAAGATAAAAAGTGGAGTCATGAGGCGGTATAAATAAGAGTCAGGGGCTGAGTAGGTTGTGTCAGTTTCTGGCTTTTTTATTTTGTCTACCCTGAAAAAAGAAATGCTGAAGGCGCTCGTTCATCGGCGACATGCATAAGACGAGCCGGCAAGAAGGTTGCTTTGTAACCTTCTTGCCGGATTGACTTATGACCCCGAGCCGATAGCGCCTGAAGCTAGACACTAAGCTAAGTATAATTTTTCATACTCCATGGTGCGAATTAAATTAGCATGGATGTCTTCCCTGAAAATAACTTAGTTAGAGGAGTTCCATGAGCTGCGATCCACTTGCTTTCCTCGGGGTGGTCCGTGAGCCTCCTCGTCGCCAGGGTCTCAGCTCCTGCGGGGTCTCACGAGACCGCTGGATCCCGCAGGAGTCAAGTGGCTCTCCGCTCATTCCACACTGAGGTGGAAACATTTTTTCATACACCATGGTGCGAAATACTTATTTAGCATGGATGTCTTCCCTGAAAATAACTTAGTTAGAGGAGTTCCATGAGCTGCGATCCACCTGCTTTCCTCGGGGGGTCCGTGAGCCTCCTCGTCGCTTCCCTGAGCTCCTGCGTGTCTTACGAGACCGCTAGACCCGCAGGAGTCAGGTGCTTCTCCGCTCATTCCACTTTCAATTTTAACTTCTAAACCATTAAATTTAATATGTATAAATAGGGCAGATTATATATCTTTTTATTGAATTTCTAATGTCTTTTTAAAGAATGTCTTTAGGAATGGTGATTTTTCGTCGATATAGTTAGTGTATAATTAAACATAAAGAAGCTAGGTTTCGTTAAATGTAGATACAGTTTTGGATGGAAAGGTGATGGAGAGATGAGTAGTACGAAAGTAATCGTTTTTAAGGTGGGTAACGAAGAATATGTGATTGATATTTTTAAAGTTCAATCAATTGAGCGGATGCAGGATGTGACAGCTATTCCGAATTCAAGTCCTGCTCTTATTGGAGTAACAAATATTCGTGGTGAGGTGTTACCTCTTTTTGATTTACATAAAATTCTAACTTTAAAGGAAGTTGAAAATACTGATAATACTAGGATTATATTAGTTGAAAGTCAGGGCAAAACACTTGGAGTTGTAGTTGATGAGGCGAGTGAGGTCCTTGAGATATCTCATGATATTATTCAACAGCCATCATTTACTGTTTCTGAGGAT
Encoded here:
- a CDS encoding S41 family peptidase, producing MNRKFVALYMALSLLLGASATYMGMQFFNNAPSSNSNSLISNGNSNASTETAVEDFEKIQQAYELILGRYVEDVDQAQLIEGAIKGMVDTLEDPYSVYMDKDTADQFTQSLDSSFEGIGAEVSMVDGRVTIVAPFKDSPAEKAGLKPNDQIVKIDGESIEGLDLYEAVLKIRGEKGTTVILDVIRPGVNDIMNIEVTRDEIPIETVYSSVKEYNGQKVGYIEITSFAEKTAQDFVSQLSALEEQGIEGLVLDVRGNPGGLLDSVEQILKQLVTKDKPYVQIEQRDGNKQRFFSSLESLKDYPITVLINEGSASASEILAGALKEAGGYEVVGDTSFGKGTVQQAVPMEDGSNIKLTMYKWLTPDGNWIHETGVEPTVPVKQPDYFYSNPIQLEEGKSLEADMNNEKVKNAQLMLKGLGFEPGREDGYFSKETEIAVKAFQEANDLDVNGKIDTKTASRIESEILEHIRKEENDLQLKAAIKILFQ
- a CDS encoding PDZ domain-containing protein, which translates into the protein MTEWLVEFIKGIGLFFLHPLLYVFIFMSLIAGYLRIRRERKDFHVRVYDIFQELRELFTSGVILSITTSIATVVAGMVMPFGSLVLMAVITLILAAVGRFRLLTPSYILGFTFFSIILLSQINSPPTWFAPLLNDIKMTSLPGLSVLVSLLLLIEGILIFSKGHKGTSPKLVKSKRGLKVGAHLSEKLWMVPLFLILPGDAIAVSFEWWPVFVVGDGSYSLILVPFCVGFSQKFKGMLPQLGARFIARKVIGLGTVLIGFSILSIRYPIVAIMSVAFAMVARELINLQFKFFDDSQPFFYAKRAQGLFILSIIPKSPADKMGLKIGEEIMKVNGLVVNNDREFYQSLQKNSAFCKLEVKGLNGEVNFVQGALYEGDHHELGIIFIEEDKKWSHEAV
- a CDS encoding chemotaxis protein CheW, translated to MSSTKVIVFKVGNEEYVIDIFKVQSIERMQDVTAIPNSSPALIGVTNIRGEVLPLFDLHKILTLKEVENTDNTRIILVESQGKTLGVVVDEASEVLEISHDIIQQPSFTVSEDSFIKGVATLEARMLIVLDIEKLLSNDNVSADVEKLQAFIHEGLMEESV